The window GCGCCGACGAGTTCGGCCATGCGCTGCGGCGCGATGCGGACGGCCGCGTTGGCGGCGCCCGCGGCCGGCACCACCTCGTCGAAGGCACGCAGCGACGCGTCGCAGAAGACCGGCAGCGGGTTGGCCAGGCCGAAGGGGCAGACGCCGCCGACCGGATGGCCCGTGACGGCCTCGACCTCGTCGGCCGGCACCATGCTGACCTTGCCGCCGAAGGCGGCCTTGGCCTTGCGGTTGTCGAGGCGGGCGTCGCCGCGCGCGACGAGCAGGACGACGCCCTCGCCGGTCCGCAGCGACAGTGTCTTCGCGATGCGGGCGGGCTCGACGCCGTGCGCGGCCGCGGCGAGGTCCACCGTGGCGCTGCTGGCCTCCGTGACCAGCACGGGGATGTCCGGCGCCGCCGCGGCGAAGAAGGCCCGCACGGAGTCGAGGCTCATGGACG is drawn from Lichenibacterium dinghuense and contains these coding sequences:
- a CDS encoding YbaK/EbsC family protein, producing the protein MSLDSVRAFFAAAAPDIPVLVTEASSATVDLAAAAHGVEPARIAKTLSLRTGEGVVLLVARGDARLDNRKAKAAFGGKVSMVPADEVEAVTGHPVGGVCPFGLANPLPVFCDASLRAFDEVVPAAGAANAAVRIAPQRMAELVGARWVDVCRPPSDASGETVP